The following are encoded in a window of Atribacterota bacterium genomic DNA:
- a CDS encoding carboxymuconolactone decarboxylase family protein, giving the protein MDVKTRELVGIAAAIAGHCQKCFSYHYSEAKRIGIEEKDILEAIEFAKTIRSAGNQGMDEFVKQMMAQNQKTE; this is encoded by the coding sequence ATGGACGTAAAAACCAGAGAATTAGTCGGAATCGCCGCTGCTATTGCTGGTCATTGCCAAAAGTGTTTTTCCTACCACTATAGTGAAGCCAAACGAATCGGGATCGAGGAAAAGGATATTCTGGAAGCCATCGAATTCGCCAAAACAATTCGAAGTGCAGGAAACCAGGGGATGGATGAGTTCGTGAAGCAGATGATGGCCCAAAACCAAAAAACGGAATAA
- a CDS encoding zinc ribbon domain-containing protein codes for MPTYEYVCTECGEKIEIYATISEQEKGLKVTCPKCGSKKVARVFGNIMVMGGSKGSGMNRPMSGCCGPSAGPGCCG; via the coding sequence ATGCCCACCTACGAATACGTCTGCACCGAGTGTGGTGAAAAAATCGAAATTTACGCCACGATTTCTGAACAGGAAAAGGGATTAAAGGTCACCTGCCCCAAATGTGGGAGTAAAAAGGTAGCCCGAGTTTTCGGAAACATCATGGTTATGGGCGGTTCCAAAGGAAGTGGAATGAATCGACCCATGTCAGGCTGTTGCGGCCCCAGCGCCGGTCCGGGATGCTGTGGGTAA
- a CDS encoding permease translates to MLRKPMKKEWINLLIVVIFYLSGLVYVYTQNLSFSALFQYGLLQPKGITGPEARLVDIPTPLSWNIPQVLWFVYVKSVAVLVELFQYWVVGMFIAAGLVVFVPWETVKKRMGYGGFKANLAAAVAGAVIPICSCGIVPVLAGMVQAGIPLGPTMAFLIAAPMLNVPAVFITAGILGWKLAIGRILGTFFIALSVGGVLSYWQRKERLLRRFVKLAITPNLSPELQQFAFRVGMALSKNPGKLPTEKLAPNEEEKLYLLGEAGILDRDKDGLWHLPIVSEVKTDVTGACFVLPTGDARLRFSQRMGKLVETAWDFFLQLNYYLILAVIIAGAIKVLIPTSVVVNFVGGKGINSVLVASFVAILAYVCTYVEVPTALALIQKGMGGGATLAYLLGGPGLSLPSIAMLSGVFKKRVLALYVGLSFVGCVVAGYFFNLF, encoded by the coding sequence ATGCTTCGAAAACCCATGAAGAAGGAGTGGATTAATCTCCTGATTGTAGTCATCTTCTACCTGAGTGGTCTGGTATACGTGTACACCCAGAACCTCTCCTTTTCTGCCCTTTTCCAGTACGGACTTTTACAACCCAAGGGTATAACTGGGCCTGAAGCAAGACTGGTTGACATTCCGACTCCGCTATCCTGGAATATCCCTCAAGTTTTATGGTTTGTCTACGTCAAAAGTGTAGCTGTGCTGGTAGAGTTATTCCAGTATTGGGTGGTGGGAATGTTCATTGCAGCCGGGTTAGTGGTGTTCGTACCCTGGGAAACGGTGAAAAAGAGAATGGGCTACGGAGGATTCAAAGCAAACCTTGCCGCGGCTGTCGCCGGAGCGGTCATTCCCATTTGTTCTTGTGGGATTGTACCAGTGCTTGCGGGAATGGTGCAGGCCGGTATCCCCCTGGGTCCCACCATGGCTTTTCTCATCGCCGCTCCCATGCTCAACGTCCCGGCTGTTTTCATCACCGCCGGAATTTTGGGTTGGAAACTGGCAATTGGCCGAATTTTGGGTACCTTTTTTATTGCCCTGAGCGTCGGCGGTGTTCTATCATATTGGCAAAGGAAAGAACGGTTACTGAGGAGGTTCGTAAAACTGGCAATCACACCCAATCTTTCACCGGAGTTACAGCAGTTTGCCTTTCGAGTGGGCATGGCCCTCTCCAAAAACCCTGGTAAATTACCCACTGAAAAACTGGCTCCCAATGAGGAAGAAAAACTCTATCTTTTGGGTGAAGCTGGAATCCTTGACCGGGATAAGGATGGGTTGTGGCATTTACCCATTGTGTCTGAGGTCAAAACCGATGTCACCGGTGCGTGCTTTGTCCTACCCACGGGGGATGCGCGATTGCGTTTTTCGCAGAGGATGGGGAAACTGGTGGAAACAGCGTGGGATTTCTTCCTGCAACTGAACTACTACCTTATTTTAGCAGTCATCATTGCCGGAGCCATTAAGGTCCTCATTCCTACCAGCGTAGTGGTCAATTTTGTCGGTGGCAAGGGAATCAATTCGGTTTTGGTGGCTTCGTTTGTCGCCATCCTCGCTTATGTCTGCACCTATGTGGAAGTGCCAACTGCACTGGCATTAATCCAAAAGGGTATGGGCGGTGGTGCCACTTTAGCTTACCTCTTGGGTGGACCGGGACTTTCTCTTCCGTCAATCGCCATGCTTTCCGGCGTTTTCAAGAAAAGGGTACTTGCGCTCTACGTAGGGTTGAGTTTTGTCGGTTGTGTCGTGGCTGGCTATTTCTTTAATCTTTTTTGA
- a CDS encoding metalloregulator ArsR/SmtB family transcription factor gives MKIEDLTKLFKALSDKTRLRIVRLLVQSGRAICVCEIMDALLENQYNVSKHLNILKSVNLVQENKMGRWVYYSIIKSENPCQEFCIKFISRLPEEIFALDTLRLEKRLSLRKNGKCVIGVNSAEWQKIITQLFPKGGNQDASKTHEEGVD, from the coding sequence ATGAAGATAGAAGACCTTACCAAGCTTTTTAAAGCATTATCAGACAAGACCCGTTTGCGGATCGTGCGTTTGCTGGTTCAATCCGGAAGGGCGATTTGTGTTTGCGAAATTATGGACGCTCTCTTGGAAAACCAGTACAACGTTTCGAAACACCTCAATATCCTGAAATCAGTGAATCTTGTGCAAGAAAATAAAATGGGTAGGTGGGTTTACTACTCCATCATCAAATCCGAAAATCCGTGCCAAGAATTTTGCATTAAATTCATATCTAGACTCCCGGAGGAAATTTTTGCACTCGATACATTGCGCTTAGAAAAACGGTTATCGCTCCGTAAGAATGGGAAATGCGTGATTGGCGTCAATAGTGCAGAATGGCAAAAAATCATCACCCAGCTATTTCCGAAAGGAGGTAACCAAGATGCTTCGAAAACCCATGAAGAAGGAGTGGATTAA